The following are from one region of the Lodderomyces elongisporus chromosome 7, complete sequence genome:
- the sif3 gene encoding Sad1-interacting factor 3 — protein sequence MSSKSARTGSPVPPDGKPTAKRSPSILVTDSRSHQIKGARAPFAGRNFKKQQELQRQQQQQQQQQQSSGYSFEQSQHQNALQKRLAFRNKFTDISVDKLLRNSSDIPSGLSRAPPRLASRSGYGSNSRSSASPPPPPPPQSQSSHFSKQTRTLPPIASSSGYAGPESRRNIRSIPKLTQSLPARTSKTSQKLVLIPDRQQNGSSTPPQLHSPSSSSSSPSSTGGAGAHLPEMGPGHSASEPVDLSAQIMRSRAELMPKEMRAQEFSRMTAYFICEEIDLPSVAKFLRKNHEVKPRLYDEALYVPYALPLLPGNDGLRVKSNNTSKLQAKNKHMEKMIIKSEQTDHLYEYYSGVETPEDANNYSMDPEVENFESNAPFDPSEPQFFAPPVDDDDDEDRSNGRDDYGGNTKNNNNDSNDVDKNTNSSYISSSSSKKNNNNNNKYKDNDVDNDTHGNKYQQNQRPNSPDKSRHKSARRAFEEANSSSASLNSQSDVSKHHAEMFVFGYGIIVFWNFSEIHEKNILADLAFSDENLLINPIDEEDIETEEFHFEYDSQIHRPRIYNDMITLRSGDHLIKLTMSYAIAQSTKLGLFESRMVSILHSISKLPKKLALTGRIGLKRNQLLKKSGKLFKLRVDVNLSSSILDTPEFFWSFEPALHPLYSAVRDYLEIDQRVQVLNDRCKVFLEFVDIVTDSMNEKNTNRITWMIIVIIFLSLFVSLFEFVLEIL from the coding sequence ATGAGTTCAAAGAGTGCTAGAACAGGGTCTCCCGTACCACCAGATGGGAAACCGACTGCAAAGAGATCACCTTCAATTCTTGTTACAGACTCAAGAAGTCATCAAATAAAAGGAGCAAGAGCACCATTTGCTGGTCGAAATTTTAAAAAGCAGCAAGAGCTACaaagacaacaacaacagcagcaacagcagcagcaactgTCAGGCTATAGCTTtgaacaactgcaacaccAAAATGCTCTACAGAAGCGATTGGCATTCAGAAATAAATTCACAGACATATCAGTTGATAAACTACTCAGGAATTCCAGTGACATCCCATCTGGATTAAGCAGAGCACCCCCTAGACTTGCTTCTCGGTCAGGATATGGGAGCAATCTGCGTAGCTCTGcatctcctcctcctccacctccaccacaatcacaatcactGCATTTctcaaaacaaacaagaacaTTGCCCCCAATAGCAAGCTCCTCTGGCTATGCGGGTCCAGAAAGTAGACGCAATATTCGTAGCATACCAAAGCTTACGCAATCGCTTCCTGCAAGAACGTCAAAAACATCACAAAAATTGGTGCTCATCCCAGATCGCCAGCAAAATGGATCTTCCACACCACCTCAATTACATTCACcttcgtcgtcgtcgtcgtcgccATCATCTAcaggtggtgctggtgcacATTTACCAGAGATGGGTCCAGGCCATTCAGCATCGGAACCTGTAGATTTGCTGGCTCAAATCATGCGGTCTCGAGCCGAACTTATGCCAAAGGAGATGCGCGCACAAGAGTTTAGCAGAATGACTGCTTATTTCATTTGCGAAGAGATTGATTTGCCCTCGGTTGCCAAatttttgagaaaaaacCACGAAGTCAAGCCTCGATTGTATGATGAGGCCCTTTATGTACCATATGCGTTGCCTTTACTACCAGGTAACGATGGTCTTCGGGTAAAGTCCAACAATACTTCAAAATTACAGGCAAAGAATAAGCATATGGAGAAGATGATTATCAAATCAGAGCAAACTGATCATTTGTATGAATATTATTCTGGTGTTGAAACACCCGAGGATGCTAATAACTACTCTATGGATCCCgaagttgaaaattttgaaagTAATGCACCTTTTGATCCATCTGAACCGCAATTTTTTGCTCCGCCagttgacgatgatgacgatgaagatCGCAGTAATGGTCGTGATGATTATGGTGGAAACACTaagaacaataataatgacaGTAATGATGTTGATAAGAATACAAATAGTAGCTATattagcagcagcagcagcaagaaaaataacaacaacaacaacaaatacaaagacAACGATGTCGACAACGATACTCATGGAAACaaatatcaacaaaaccaaCGTCCGAATAGTCCTGATAAGCTGAGACACAAAAGTGCAAGAAGAGCCTTTGAGGAAGCAAACAGTTCCTCAGCTTCATTGAACTCACAATCGGATGTGTCGAAGCACCATGCAGAGATGTTTGTGTTTGGCTATGGAATAATTGTATTTTGGAACTTTTCAGAGATTcatgaaaagaatatacTTGCTGATTTGGCATTTTCCGATGAGAATTTGCTCATTAATCCAATTGATGAGGAAGATATTGAAACCGAAGAGTTCCATTTTGAGTACGACAGTCAAATACATAGGCCAAGGATATACAATGATATGATCACATTGCGATCAGGAGACCATTTGATCAAGCTAACCATGTCGTATGCTATTGCACAGCTGACGAAGCTTGGTTTGTTTGAGAGTAGAATGGTGAGTATCTTGCACCTGATCAGTAAATTGCCCAAGAAATTGGCTTTAACTGGTAGAATCGGTCTCAAGAGGAACCAGTTATTGAAGAAGTCGGGGAAGTTATTTAAATTGAGAGTGGATGTTAATTTATCGAGCTCCATCTTGGACACGCCCGAGTTTTTCTGGTCTTTTGAACCTGCTTTGCATCCATTGTACTCTGCTGTTCGGGATTATTTAGAAATCGACCAAAGAGTACAAGTCTTGAATGATAGATGCAAGGTTTTCCTAGAGTTTGTCGATATAGTGACCGACAGTATGAATGAGAAGAACACGAATAGAATCACTTGGATGATTATTGTGATTATATTCCTTAGTTTATTTGTGAGTTTGTTTGAGTTTGTGCTTGAGATTTTGTaa
- the GUS1 gene encoding glutamate--tRNA ligase: MSFQLTVAGKAPTIPYPALIAVFFINSSNKDISIPVEFVDEKSATKEGSASIKLVTPGGETFVDQLDALDYLAQTIPDIIKEKSKSQPWVKFALEKLYNKNFKDLALDLEKLDAHLNFRSFVVGYQVTLADIAVWGVLRANPLMASVLKNEVYPNVSRWYNFLAESDKRFEKSAEFLSNSLNELKKAAKSAKSAGGKKETHKANFEIDLPGAEIGKVVTRFPPEPSGYLHIGHAKAAVLNEYFAHAYKGKLIIRFDDTNPTKEKVEFQDSIIEDLALLGIKGDQVTYSSDYFQKMYDLAVDLIKAGKAYCDDTPSDKMREERMVGDASARRERSIEENLRVFTEEMKNGTEEGLKNCLRAKIDYKALNKALRDPVIYRCNLTPHHRTGTEWKIYPIYDFCVPVVDSIEGVTHALRTNEYRDRNPQYEWIQKALNLRPVAIWDFGRVNFVRTLLSKRKLQWFVDKNYVSNWDDPRFPTVRGVRRRGMTVEGLRNFIISQGPSRNIINLDWSVIWALNKKIIDPVAPRFTAIDAKNAVRVKLLNGPNEPYTEKKPRHKKNPEVGEKNVVYASDLLIDQADADLTEGEEVTFMDWGNVIVSKVNKSGDIVESIEANLHLEGDFRKTSKKLTWLADSKDKIDVDLVDFDHLITKDKLDEEDNFEDFLTPETEFHTKAIADANVATLQAGDIIQFERKGYYRVDVPYKEGQPAVLFTIPDGKAVSKYGAKK; this comes from the coding sequence ATGAGTTTCCAATTGACAGTTGCCGGTAAGGCACCTACAATTCCATACCCAGCTCTTATTGCTGTTTTCTTCATTAACTCAAGCAACAAAGATATTTCTATTCCTGTTGAATTTGTCGATGAGAAACTGGCAACTAAAGAAGGAAGCGCATCGATCAAATTGGTCACTCCAGGTGGAGAGACTTTCGTCGACCAGTTAGATGCTTTGGACTACTTGGCACAAACAATTCCTGATAttataaaagagaaaagtaaaTCACAGCCATGGGTTAAATTTGCCTTGGAGAAGCTTtacaacaaaaactttAAAGATTTGGCATTAGATTTGGAGAAGCTTGATGCTCACTTGAACTTTAGAtcatttgttgttggatACCAAGTTACTTTGGCTGATATTGCTGTATGGGGTGTATTACGTGCCAACCCATTGATGGCCTCTGTTTTGAAGAACGAAGTTTATCCAAACGTGTCAAGATGGTACAACTTTTTGGCTGAAAGCGACAAGAGATTCGAAAAATCTGCCGAGTTCCTTTCAAATTCATTGAACGAGTTGAAAAAGGCAGCTAAATCTGCAAAGAGTGCAGGTGGCAAGAAGGAAACACACAAAGccaattttgaaattgactTGCCAGGCGCCGAGATTGGCAAAGTTGTTACCAGATTTCCACCCGAACCTTCTGGATATTTGCACATTGGACATGCCAAGGCAGCAGTTTTGAATGAATACTTTGCACACGCATACAAAGGTAAATTGATTATCAGATTTGACGACACCAACCCTACCAAGGAGAAAGTTGAGTTCCAAGATTCAATCATTGAAGATTTGGCATTATTGGGAATCAAAGGTGATCAAGTCACTTATTCCTCAGACTACTTCCAAAAAATGTATGATTTGGCTGTTGATTTGATCAAGGCTGGAAAAGCATACTGTGATGACACACCATCAGACAAGATGCGAGAGGAGAGAATGGTTGGTGATGCTTCAgcaagaagagaaagatcTATTGAGGAGAATTTGAGAGTCTTTACCGAAGAGATGAAGAACGGTACTGAGGAAGGTTTGAAGAACTGTTTGAGAGCCAAGATTGACTACAAAGCTTTAAATAAGGCATTGAGAGACCCTGTCATTTATAGATGTAACTTGACTCCACACCACAGAACCGGAACCGAATGGAAGATTTACCCAATCTACGACTTTTGTGTTCCTGTTGTTGACTCAATTGAAGGTGTTACACATGCATTGAGAACCAACGAGTACAGAGACCGTAATCCGCAATATGAATGGATCCAAAAGGCTTTGAACTTGAGACCCGTTGCCATTTGGGATTTCGGAAGAGTCAATTTTGTTAGAACCTTGTTGTCCAAGAGAAAGTTGCAATGGTTTGTTGATAAAAACTATGTTTCCAACTGGGATGATCCTAGATTCCCTACTGTTAGAGGTGTGAGAAGAAGAGGTATGACTGTTGAAGGTTTGAGAAACTTTATTATCTCGCAAGGTCCTTCAAGAAACATCATTAACTTGGACTGGTCTGTTATTTGGGcattgaacaaaaagattATTGACCCTGTTGCTCCAAGATTTACTGCAATTGATGCTAAGAATGCTGTGCGTGTCAAATTGCTCAATGGTCCAAACGAGCCATACACAGAGAAGAAGCCAAGGCACAAGAAGAACCCCGAAGTTGGTGAAAAGAATGTTGTTTATGCAAGTGATCTTTTGATTGACCAAGCAGATGCTGATTTGACAGAAGGCGAAGAAGTGACTTTTATGGACTGGGGTAACGTTATTGTTTCAAAGGTCAACAAACTGGGGGACATTGTTGAATCTATTGAAGCTAACTTGCACTTGGAAGGTGATTTCCGTAAGACATCAAAGAAGCTTACTTGGTTGGCAGACTCCAAGGACAAGATTGATGTTGATTTGGTTGATTTTGACCATTTGATCACCAAAGACAAGTTGGACGAGGAAGACAATTTTGAAGATTTCCTTACCCCAGAGACTGAGTTCCACACTAAAGCCATTGCTGACGCCAATGTGGCCACCCTTCAAGCTGGTGACATTATCCAATTTGAGAGAAAAGGTTACTACAGAGTCGATGTGCCTTACAAGGAAGGTCAACCTGCTGTTTTGTTCACCATTCCTGATGGTAAAGCCGTCTCTAAGTATGGtgcaaagaaataa
- the FMP45 gene encoding SUR7 protein fmp45, which produces MRALTIVPIFFLLGSTLLLILTAINGAGTSSVLGKFYWSETDTSGIQGAPQDTTRWTFYRTCGVSNGRNSDCTKSSAAYPYSPKDNFGSESGLPESFISNRNTYYYLSRIGWSFIIVGLFFAVIALIIVPLNFCFAIGGTIASVATGVAFLFTITAACLITAAHVKGRNAFNNAGHHTSLSAKSFGILWAAVATLLITLITSALATWGTKRGNKKRFGSGRNNGAGAGAGAGGAYDHDIENNYNKERGGDYAQGDYVDGANTRGVVAGEGEPISDASKFRFFRVKRAKPEEI; this is translated from the coding sequence ATGAGAGCCTTGACAATTGTGCcaatctttttccttctagGATCAACCTTGCTTCTTATCCTCACAGCCATCAATGGTGCAGGAACATCATCCGTTTTAGGTAAATTTTACTGGTCAGAAACCGACACTTCGGGAATTCAGGGTGCTCCACAGGATACTACTAGATGGACTTTCTACAGAACCTGTGGTGTTTCCAATGGCCGTAACTCTGACTGTACCAAATCCTCAGCAGCCTATCCATACTCGCCAAAGGATAACTTTGGCAGTGAAAGCGGATTGCCAGAAAGCTTTATCAGCAACAGAAACACATACTATTACTTGTCACGTATTGGTTGGTCATTCATCATTGTGGGTCTATTCTTTGCTGTTATTGCCTTGATCATTGTGCCATTgaacttttgttttgccatTGGTGGAACAATTGCATCTGTGGCTACAGGTGTGGCATTCCTCTTTACCATTACTGCAGCTTGTTTGATTACTGCAGCACATGTCAAAGGTAGAAATGCCTTCAACAATGCTGGTCACCACACAAGCTTGAGTGCCAAGTCATTTGGTATTCTTTGGGCTGCAGTTGCTACATTGCTCATCACCTTGATCACTTCGGCCCTTGCAACTTGGGGAACAAAGAGAGGTAACAAGAAGAGATTTGGTTCTGGTAGAAACAATGGTGCCGGTGCCGGTGCTGGTGCAGGTGGTGCTTATGACCAtgatattgaaaataaCTACAACAAGGAGAGAGGTGGTGACTATGCACAAGGCGACTATGTCGATGGTGCCAATACCAGaggtgttgttgctggtgaAGGTGAGCCAATTTCCGATGCCTCAAAATTCAGATTCTTTAGAGTCAAGAGAGCCAAGCCTGAAGAGATTTAA
- the DAL5_4 gene encoding Allantoate permease — translation MSEKGTRDISIEPVISFTKDDLEAKEVHVLGSFQTPTGGKIDITNNVDQAMKFVVEHQGKHVQVSAETDKRVLRKIDLYMLPIMCLLYCFQFMDKQATSYSAILGLRTELKMQGDMYSWTGTSFYLGYLVFVFPASSLLQRFPIAKTVSIFIILWGMILALLAVPEYPGFIALRTILGMLESAVTPAFALITSQWWRKEEQFVRTAWWFASNGLGTILGSAIAYGLFKHATSYSLPAWKLVFVITGVLTIFLGFVIFFHIPDTPTEAWFLDEHEKLVVVERIRSNQQGFGNRKFKKKQFVEALTDHRTWLFFVCALSGNIPNGGLLSFGSILLNDDFGYSPLNSLLMGLPEGAIEIVGCVLFAYSVRFVKSRILIAIVTTAITLLSGCLLAFAPSKEGRLAGLYLFFLGPVGMICILSLVSSSVAGHTKKITVNSIYLIGYCVGNLVGPQTFIAKQAPNYHGAKVAIVVCNVVSLACVVGIYISYYLDNKRRDALPPVDMSHIDHYEFADLTDKENPNFRYAL, via the coding sequence ATGAGTGAAAAGGGTACACGGGATATCTCAATTGAACCAGTTATTTCCTTCACAAAAGATGACTTGGAAGCAAAAGAGGTACACGTGCTAGGGTCATTTCAAACTCCCACTGGCGGCAAAATCGACATAACAAACAATGTTGACCAAGCAATGAAATTCGTTGTTGAACATCAAGGAAAACATGTTCAAGTCTCTGCGGAAACTGACAAAAGGGTATTGCGCAAGATTGATTTGTACATGTTACCCATTATGTGTTTACTTTactgttttcaatttatgGATAAGCAGGCTACTAGTTATAGTGCCATCTTGGGGTTGAGAACTGAGCTCAAAATGCAAGGTGACATGTATAGTTGGACGGGCACTTCGTTTTATTTGGGATACTTGGTGTTTGTATTTCCCGCATCATCTTTGCTTCAACGGTTCCCCATTGCCAAAACAGTTTcaatatttattattttgtgGGGTATGATACTCGCACTATTAGCAGTACCCGAGTACCCTGGTTTCATTGCTCTAAGGACAATATTGGGGATGTTGGAGTCGGCTGTCACACCTGCATTTGCTTTAATTACTTCACAGTGGTGGAGAAAAGAGGAACAATTTGTGAGGACGGCTTGGTGGTTTGCTTCCAATGGGTTAGGTACTATTTTAGGACTGGCAATAGCTTATGGTTTATTCAAGCATGCAACATCATATTCGTTACCAGCATGGAAATTGGTGTTTGTCATCACAGGCGTATTGACCATCTTCTTGGGGTTTGTAATATTTTTCCATATTCCAGACACACCCACAGAAGCGTGGTTCCTTGACGAGCATGAAAAgttggttgtggttgaaAGAATCAGATCAAATCAACAGGGTTTTGGCAATCGCAagttcaaaaagaaacagttTGTCGAAGCCCTCACAGACCATAGAACATGGTTATTTTTCGTTTGCGCATTATCAGGAAATATCCCAAATGGTGGTTTACTTAGTTTCGGGTCCATACTCTTGAATGACGATTTCGGATATAGTCCACTAAACTCATTGTTGATGGGTTTACCCGAAGGTGCCATTGAGATTGTTGGGTGTGTCTTGTTTGCATACAGCGTAAGGTTTGTAAAGTCTCGTATCTTGATTGCTATAGTTACCACTGCCATAACATTGCTACTGGGATGTTTATTGGCATTTGCTCCATCAAAAGAGGGGAGGCTTGCTGGTCTTtacttgttctttttaGGCCCCGTGGGGATGATTTGTATCCTTTCGttggtttcttcttcggTAGCAGGCcacaccaaaaaaataacagtCAACTCAATTTATTTGATTGGTTATTGTGTGGGAAACCTTGTTGGTCCCCAAACATTTATTGCCAAACAAGCACCCAATTACCATGGCGCAAAAGTTGCCATTGTTGTGTGTAATGTTGTGTCTTTGGCTTGTGTGGTGGGGATCTATATCTCATATTATCTTGACAATAAGAGGAGAGATGCCTTGCCTCCGGTCGACATGAGCCATATCGATCATTATGAGTTTGCTGATTTGACGGATAAGGAGAACCCAAACTTTAGATACGCTCTATAG
- the WHI3 gene encoding cell cycle RNA binding protein whi3: MSSEPSFGAYNSLSHQNNGSQNHISSQALNATSNGIIHTNNNSGGNSISHRNSNVSNLPPGLIHNPTQQQQQQQQQQQQQQQQQQQQSSSHQSQQNLPPLPTSPSTPLLKIRNLPLDITRREASLIFSLVIGEIINIDIKDSQIFALFRDLNTCITTGKLLDGQRIFGYEYPPISVEFENSPNFMSPTNLATTQMAFNAMKLSPTSEHISPPAIAGQNFNLPQHIGQHQHRHHQLQQQQQQQQQQQQQQQQQTHPEQFQQTQNPIIPFDILEKNRQPLNNNRSRFVFSDPFSQDSALQQQQQQQQQQQQQSNMPLHQGQTHHNPNLHQSYPLQNKQPVPDHSNIASSSTSAPSLSRGNLGFDYNEVTGKSLLLMESQNDARDYDDLVRDSWSGPSQQQQQQHYLQNQSQLPSNISGGAIGPDHQSPTVHPNINQEWLSVNNQNGSNFALQAPPPERRRTSSGSFFGPGQQSQNVNLNPTSNQPSQSQSQSQSQLQKQKQKQKQEDPQNPSQQQQQQQQQPQSSSSLHSQISQSQSQPQPQTTSGFSVTTGMRPTLQQSSSQPNASSQPPDLKNGQSNTYGAQSVVSNSPAHQTSPSAVRLNSASAVSAPSSASASASKDAIPDLSLLARVPPPANPADQNPPCNTLYVGNLPPDATETELRTLFAPQKGFRRLSFRTKNATPSSSTGTNGNGGASTTSSHNHGPMCFVEFEDVAHATRALAELYGAALPRPQGLNAKGGIRLSFSKNPLGVRGPGNARRTNNNNNNNNNNNSNNNSIINSSSNGNGNGNGVGVQGSSVDPNSNNNGPGNSIGNGYNYAYSK, encoded by the coding sequence ATGTCATCAGAACCATCTTTTGGAGCATACAATTCGCTTTCTCATCAGAATAATGGTCTGCAGAATCATATACTGTCGCAAGCATTGAATGCAACAAGCAATGGAATTATCCACACCAATAATAACAGTGGTGGAAATTCCATCCTGCATCGAAATAGCAACGTGTCAAATTTACCACCAGGACTAATACACAATCCAacgcaacaacagcaacaacaacagcaacaacaacagcaacaacaacagcaacaacaacaacagtcaCTGCTGCATCAACTGCAACAAAATTTGCCCCCATTGCcaacatcaccatcaaCCCCACTTTTGAAGATACGAAATTTACCTTTAGATATCACGAGAAGGGAGGCTTCATTGATATTCTCTTTGGTAATTGGTGAGATTATCAATATTGACATCAAGGACTCACAAATATTTGCATTATTTCGGGACCTCAACACTTGCATCACTACAGGGAAATTACTAGATGGCCAAAGAATATTTGGCTACGAATATCCCCCCATATCTGTTGAATTCGAAAACTCGCCGAATTTTATGTCGCCAACAAACCTTGCCACAACCCAAATGGCATTCAATGCCATGAAATTATCACCTACATCAGAGCACATTTCACCACCAGCTATAGCAGGtcaaaattttaatttgcCTCAACATATTggacaacatcaacatcgccaccaccaattacaacaacaacaacaacagcaacagcaacaacagcaacagcaacaacagcagacGCATCCAGAGCAGTTTCAGCAAACTCAAAATCCAATTATACCATTTGACATTCTTGAGAAAAACAGACAGCCCTTGAATAACAATAGGTCCAGGTTTGTTTTTAGTGACCCGTTTAGTCAGGATAGTGCtctacaacaacagcaacaacaacagcaacagcaacagcaacagctgAACATGCCATTACATCAAGGTCAAACTCATCACAATCCAAACTTACACCAATCATACCCTTTGCAAAACAAGCAGCCTGTGCCTGACCACTCTAATATTGCTAGTAGCTCGACTTCTGCTCCATCATTGTCTAGGGGCAACTTAGGTTTTGATTACAACGAAGTCACAGGTAAATCTTTGTTACTTATGGAGTCACAAAATGATGCTAGGGACTACGACGACTTGGTGAGAGATTCGTGGTCCGGCCCTTctcagcagcagcagcagcagcactATTTACAGAACCAACTGCAGCTCCCACTGAATATTTCAGGAGGTGCAATTGGGCCCGATCATCAAAGTCCAACTGTGCATCCCAACATTAACCAGGAATGGTTACTGGTGAATAATCAGAATGGTTCCAATTTTGCACTACAAGCACCACCACCGGAACGTCGCAGAACATCTTCTGGTTCATTCTTTGGCCCTGGGCAACAATCGCAGAATGTGAATCTAAATCCGACTCTGAATCAAccactgcaactgcaactgcaactgcaactgcaattgcaaaaacagaaacagaaacagaaacaagaagACCCGCAGAACCCTctgcaacagcaacaacaacaacaacaacagccacAGCTGTCGTCATCATTGCATAGTCAAAttctgcaactgcaactgcagcCGCAACCGCAGACTACTAGCGGATTCAGTGTCACTACGGGGATGAGACCAACATTGCAACAAAGTTCACTGCAGCCGAATGCTCTGTCTCAACCCCCAGACCTCAAAAATGGTCAATCAAATACATATGGTGCTCAACTGGTGGTTTCCAACTCACCGGCACACCAGACTAGCCCTTCTGCTGTACGCCTCAACTCCGCCTCGGCGGTATCAGCACCTTCTTCTGCGTCTGCTTCTGCATCGAAGGATGCAATTCCAGACTTGTCACTTTTGGCTAGGGTGCCCCCTCCTGCAAACCCTGCTGATCAGAACCCACCATGTAATACGCTTTATGTAGGTAATTTACCACCTGATGCCACTGAGACGGAATTGCGTACTTTATTCGCACCACAAAAGGGGTTTAGGAGATTGTCATTCAGAACTAAAAACGCGACCccctcatcatcaacagGAACcaatggtaatggtggaGCTAGTACCACGAGTAGCCACAATCACGGTCCCATGTGTTTTGTCGAGTTTGAAGATGTTGCTCATGCTACAAGAGCTCTTGCCGAACTATATGGGGCTGCATTGCCCAGACCTCAAGGTTTGAATGCAAAAGGCGGAATTCGATTGAGCTTCTCAAAGAATCCGTTAGGAGTTAGAGGTCCTGGAAATGCCCGAAGAaccaataataacaacaacaacaacaacaacaacaatagtaataacaacagcatcatcaacagcagcagcaatggcaatggcaatggcaatggTGTTGGTGTCCAAGGGTCTTCTGTGGACCCGAATCTGAATAATAATGGCCCTGGCAATAGCATTGGGAATGGTTATAATTATGCCTATTCCAAGTGA
- the TRS33 gene encoding Trafficking protein particle complex subunit 33 (BUSCO:EOG09263RY2) codes for MSDDVLDTQSQINYKSLQYLLQELVPTSIRVSAQLQNTSDTLKSADCDIQTRIDTQLSTQVLTNTKTTGNINSNDNTNSNADIATSSTVNNPNTADLPGTIHIFDSYLIHSDETTIRIDTYGYNLGLKIAEILLYKNSKTKILDTLDIMKFICRDVWKCFFDKQMDNLRTNHRGTYVLVDNNFKLITTLNSAKGLQDTVTKAKAYLWFPCGVIRGILMSFGVEANVSAEITQFPAVIFNVRQ; via the coding sequence atgtCTGACGACGTGCTAGATACTCAATCTCAAATCAACTACAAATCCCTCCAGTATCTCCTCCAAGAACTTGTCCCAACATCTATCAGAGTCTCAGCACAACTCCAGAATACATCGGATACATTGAAATCAGCAGATTGCGATATCCAAACCCGAATTGATACTCAGCTTTCCACACAAGTGTTGACGAATACAAAAACCACGGGTAACATCAATAGCAATGACAATACAAATTCCAATGCTGATATAGCTACCTCCTCTACTGTTAACAATCCCAATACGGCGGATCTTCCGGGAACAATTCACATATTTGACTCGTATTTGATACACTCTGATGAAACAACAATTCGCATCGACACTTATGGCTACAATTTGGGCCTCAAGATAGCCGAGATTCTCCTTTACAAGAACTCCAAGACAAAGATTCTCGATACATTGGATATAATGAAGTTTATTTGCCGAGATGTATGGAAATGCTTTTTTGACAAGCAAATGGATAATCTACGAACAAACCATCGTGGGACATATGTTTTGGTGGATAACAACTTCAAATTGATCACTACACTAAATAGCGCAAAAGGACTACAGGACACTgtaacaaaagcaaaagcataTCTTTGGTTCCCTTGTGGGGTGATTCGAGGCATCTTGATGAGTTTTGGCGTGGAGGCAAACGTGTCAGCGGAAATCACACAATTCCCAGCAGTGATTTTCAACGTTAGGCAATAG